From Actinomyces slackii, a single genomic window includes:
- a CDS encoding S1C family serine protease: MSAHDPSAQSGGGNDPQGQAPSHGQAYEQGHQSDPTQVHHGAEASTTSTTSTLPPSYPPGAPTTSGHTYTEVPPTPAGYDFSRASSRPAPVSAAAPSSASASGQEAAYSAFSASAPGAGQPYPGAPQSYAQAAGYGGEAKRDKRRGPGWLALILSTVLAALLGTGGAVAAIKATDGQPSAGQEPTAQSTALATGDTTRTVNSQGQTPNWEEVTNAVGNSVVAITVSNGEKQGVGSGVIYDNKGHILTNDHVVGGASEMYVSLADGRLFEAKLTGTDPATDLAVIQLVDAPDNLTVAQMGDSSSLVTGQDVMAIGNPLGLSSTVTTGIISSLDRPVVNKKDQESGTDAVYTNAIQIDAAVNPGNSGGPLFDEKGHVIGITSSIASTSEDAGSIGIGFAIPVNLATKIAKQLIDKGSATHAYLGVGLDNGLGEADGETRSGAKVTSVESGSPADKAGLKKDDIIVAIDGKTTAQAAALTGFVRQYSAGDTVTLTVFRGKEKLEVETTLVERPDPNS; encoded by the coding sequence ATGAGCGCACACGATCCCAGCGCCCAGAGCGGCGGAGGCAATGATCCCCAGGGGCAGGCGCCTTCCCATGGCCAGGCCTACGAGCAGGGCCACCAGTCCGATCCAACCCAGGTCCATCACGGTGCTGAGGCCTCCACGACCTCGACCACCTCGACCCTGCCCCCGTCCTATCCTCCCGGCGCTCCGACGACCTCGGGGCACACCTACACCGAGGTGCCCCCCACGCCGGCGGGATACGACTTCTCCCGCGCCTCCTCCCGGCCCGCCCCGGTCTCAGCCGCGGCCCCGTCCTCGGCCTCAGCTTCGGGACAGGAGGCCGCCTACTCGGCTTTCAGCGCCAGCGCGCCGGGGGCCGGGCAGCCCTATCCGGGCGCGCCCCAGTCCTACGCCCAGGCCGCCGGCTACGGCGGCGAGGCGAAGCGGGACAAGCGCCGCGGCCCAGGATGGCTGGCGCTGATACTGTCCACCGTGCTGGCGGCCCTCCTGGGAACGGGAGGCGCCGTGGCGGCGATCAAGGCCACCGATGGCCAGCCGTCGGCCGGTCAGGAACCGACGGCGCAGTCCACCGCTCTGGCCACGGGTGACACCACCAGGACGGTCAACAGCCAGGGGCAGACCCCCAATTGGGAGGAGGTCACCAATGCGGTGGGCAACTCGGTGGTGGCGATCACCGTGTCCAATGGGGAGAAGCAGGGCGTGGGCTCCGGGGTCATCTATGACAACAAGGGCCATATCCTCACCAATGACCATGTGGTCGGCGGGGCCAGCGAGATGTACGTCTCCTTGGCTGACGGGCGCCTCTTCGAGGCCAAGCTCACCGGAACCGATCCGGCCACGGACCTGGCGGTGATCCAGTTGGTCGATGCTCCCGACAACCTCACGGTCGCCCAGATGGGCGATTCGAGCTCCCTGGTCACCGGCCAGGATGTCATGGCGATCGGCAACCCCCTGGGGCTGTCCTCAACGGTGACCACGGGAATCATCTCCTCGCTGGACCGGCCCGTGGTCAACAAGAAGGACCAGGAGTCGGGGACAGACGCGGTCTACACCAATGCCATCCAGATCGACGCCGCGGTCAACCCGGGGAACTCCGGCGGGCCGCTGTTCGACGAGAAGGGCCACGTCATTGGGATCACCTCCTCGATCGCCTCGACCAGCGAGGATGCCGGGAGCATCGGTATCGGCTTTGCCATCCCGGTCAACCTCGCGACCAAGATCGCCAAGCAGCTCATCGACAAGGGGTCGGCCACTCACGCCTACCTGGGCGTGGGACTGGACAACGGCCTGGGTGAGGCCGACGGGGAGACCCGCAGCGGCGCCAAGGTCACCTCTGTGGAATCGGGGAGCCCCGCGGATAAGGCCGGCCTGAAGAAGGACGACATCATCGTGGCCATTGATGGCAAGACCACGGCTCAGGCCGCGGCGCTGACGGGCTTCGTGCGCCAGTACTCGGCGGGGGACACAGTGACCCTGACGGTCTTCCGCGGCAAGGAGAAGCTGGAGGTCGAGACGACGCTGGTCGAGCGCCCTGACCCCAACTCCTGA
- the menD gene encoding 2-succinyl-5-enolpyruvyl-6-hydroxy-3-cyclohexene-1-carboxylate synthase, translated as MTEPMPASPVTPPSLIAARCIVETMVAEGLDEAVLCPGSRSAPLAYALAEAQEAGRLALRVVLDERSAGFIALGMARAHALEGRPRPAAVVTTSGTAVANLHPAIAEADAAGIPLIALTADRPHELVGTGANQTTEQTAIFGRAPRLVVDLPADLAADGLGAGPASIAGQVRRAMAAAMGSLGGDPGPAQVNARFRPPLAPPSSADAAACPGPAAAGSRQDAAGGQAPGGSSGHSGGAPVPAAAVAGRPLAAALPVRVPASVPAPAAAPMPRVPGGDPGGEGAGEGRGIVVAGDTPHPQVGQLARALAEQLDWPLLAEPTSQARAGERALTRYAELLGTPAGQDLVERATDVLVTGHPSLTRPITALLGRADKRIRVLSERPTWTDTAGAACAVVPIDARQGAGQAPGIIEALGLEGAPASWARSWHRAASDLPGAGVEQGSADAAVDAVWEAALEGDHLLVLGSSMTIRRLDRLARPAGRPPMALANRGLAGIDGTIATALGAGLASGRPVRAVVGDLTFLHDAMSLLRGAAEAQADLQVVVIDDAGGAIFSGLEYAAVPGAGRFERLFSTPQSADIPALAAALGARALVPSDLQELRSLLRESVTGTSVIVWKADDAVDTA; from the coding sequence GTGACCGAGCCCATGCCAGCCTCACCCGTGACCCCGCCCTCCCTCATCGCCGCGCGCTGCATCGTCGAGACGATGGTGGCCGAGGGCCTGGACGAGGCGGTGCTGTGCCCCGGGTCGCGCAGCGCACCCCTGGCCTACGCCCTGGCCGAGGCCCAGGAGGCGGGGCGCCTGGCACTGCGGGTGGTCCTTGATGAGCGCAGCGCCGGATTCATCGCCCTGGGCATGGCCCGCGCCCATGCCCTGGAGGGCCGGCCGCGTCCCGCCGCCGTGGTCACGACCTCGGGGACGGCTGTGGCCAACCTCCACCCGGCCATCGCCGAGGCCGACGCCGCCGGTATCCCCCTCATCGCCCTGACCGCCGACCGCCCCCACGAGCTGGTGGGCACCGGCGCCAACCAGACAACGGAGCAGACCGCCATCTTCGGGCGGGCGCCGCGACTGGTGGTCGACCTGCCCGCGGATCTGGCCGCTGATGGCCTGGGCGCGGGACCGGCGAGCATCGCCGGCCAGGTGCGCAGGGCCATGGCCGCGGCCATGGGGAGCCTGGGAGGCGACCCCGGACCGGCCCAGGTCAACGCCCGCTTCCGCCCGCCCCTGGCGCCCCCGTCGTCGGCCGACGCCGCCGCCTGCCCAGGCCCTGCGGCCGCCGGATCGCGGCAGGATGCCGCTGGCGGCCAGGCCCCCGGTGGCAGCAGTGGACACAGCGGCGGAGCCCCTGTCCCTGCCGCTGCGGTAGCGGGCCGCCCCCTGGCCGCGGCGCTCCCGGTGCGGGTGCCGGCTTCGGTCCCGGCGCCCGCCGCCGCCCCGATGCCCCGGGTGCCCGGCGGTGATCCGGGGGGTGAGGGCGCCGGGGAGGGCCGGGGGATCGTCGTCGCCGGGGACACTCCTCACCCCCAGGTGGGCCAGCTCGCCCGGGCCCTGGCCGAGCAGCTGGACTGGCCCCTGCTGGCCGAGCCCACATCGCAGGCCCGCGCCGGGGAGCGTGCCCTGACCCGCTACGCCGAGCTGCTGGGCACACCGGCCGGCCAGGACCTGGTCGAGCGCGCCACGGATGTGCTCGTCACCGGGCACCCTTCCCTGACCCGTCCCATCACCGCCCTGCTGGGCCGAGCCGACAAGCGCATCCGTGTCCTGAGCGAGCGCCCCACCTGGACCGATACCGCGGGCGCCGCCTGCGCCGTCGTGCCGATCGATGCCCGCCAGGGGGCCGGGCAGGCACCGGGGATCATCGAGGCGCTTGGCCTTGAGGGGGCCCCTGCCTCGTGGGCCCGCTCCTGGCACCGGGCGGCCAGCGACCTGCCCGGGGCCGGTGTGGAGCAGGGCTCAGCCGATGCGGCGGTCGACGCCGTCTGGGAGGCCGCCCTGGAGGGCGACCACCTCCTGGTCCTGGGCTCCTCCATGACCATCCGGCGCCTGGACCGACTGGCCCGCCCGGCCGGCCGCCCCCCGATGGCACTGGCCAACCGGGGCCTGGCGGGGATCGACGGCACTATCGCCACCGCCCTGGGGGCGGGGCTGGCCTCGGGCAGGCCGGTGCGCGCCGTCGTCGGCGACCTGACCTTCCTCCATGACGCCATGTCCCTTCTCCGGGGAGCCGCTGAGGCGCAGGCCGACCTGCAGGTCGTCGTGATCGACGACGCCGGCGGCGCGATCTTCTCCGGCCTGGAGTACGCCGCGGTGCCGGGTGCCGGGCGGTTTGAGCGGCTCTTCTCCACCCCGCAGAGCGCCGATATTCCCGCTCTGGCGGCGGCGCTGGGGGCCAGAGCCCTTGTCCCCTCCGATCTCCAGGAGCTGCGGAGTCTCCTCCGCGAGTCCGTGACGGGGACGAGCGTCATCGTCTGGAAGGCGGATGACGCTGTTGACACGGCCTGA